Proteins encoded together in one Kutzneria kofuensis window:
- a CDS encoding zinc-dependent alcohol dehydrogenase encodes MRLSQLVGPRTSKVVERPDPVPAADQVLVEVLACGVCTSDLSAWRNHDPGSEPMRLGHEIAGRVVAVGADATRWAVGDLVTGLGGEGFASLAVMDADALLPVPAGIEPAHVLGEPVAVLEEALSRSPVSAGGRVAVVGLGFMGLGLVQLAKRHAPGLLVGVDPDPARRARAVSLGADLVFAPDEVPAEYLGQTGRAADGRFDVVLEATGVTPGLATAGRLVRPFGTLNVVGYHHSGDAKMDMDLWYKAVTVVNGFCPDRTRTIAAMVTALELIAQRRFSYAPLVTHRYTLDQIDDAFAAMEAAGPDFVKGVVRPVSG; translated from the coding sequence ATGAGACTCAGCCAGCTGGTCGGCCCGCGCACGTCGAAGGTCGTCGAGCGGCCCGATCCGGTGCCGGCGGCCGACCAGGTGCTGGTCGAGGTGCTGGCGTGCGGCGTCTGCACGTCAGACCTTTCGGCCTGGCGGAACCACGATCCGGGCTCGGAGCCGATGCGCCTCGGCCACGAGATCGCCGGTCGCGTCGTGGCGGTCGGGGCTGACGCAACGCGGTGGGCCGTCGGCGATCTGGTCACCGGGCTCGGCGGCGAGGGCTTTGCGTCACTGGCCGTGATGGACGCTGATGCCCTTCTCCCTGTCCCGGCCGGCATCGAGCCCGCGCACGTGCTCGGCGAGCCCGTCGCCGTGCTGGAGGAAGCACTCTCACGGTCGCCGGTGTCGGCCGGCGGTCGGGTTGCCGTCGTCGGGCTGGGCTTCATGGGCCTCGGCCTGGTGCAACTGGCCAAGCGGCACGCCCCCGGCCTGCTCGTCGGCGTCGATCCCGACCCGGCCCGCCGTGCCAGAGCGGTCTCCCTGGGCGCGGATCTCGTGTTCGCGCCCGATGAGGTACCGGCCGAATACCTCGGTCAGACCGGCCGTGCCGCCGATGGTCGGTTCGACGTCGTGCTGGAGGCGACCGGGGTGACTCCCGGACTGGCCACCGCCGGCCGCCTGGTGCGGCCGTTCGGCACGCTGAACGTGGTCGGCTACCACCACTCCGGCGACGCCAAGATGGACATGGACCTCTGGTACAAGGCCGTCACCGTGGTCAACGGCTTCTGCCCGGACCGGACCCGCACCATCGCCGCCATGGTGACCGCGCTGGAGCTGATCGCGCAGCGGCGCTTCAGCTACGCCCCGCTGGTCACCCACCGCTACACCCTGGACCAGATCGACGACGCCTTCGCCGCGATGGAGGCGGCCGGGCCGGACTTCGTGAAGGGCGTGGTCAGGCCTGTGTCCGGCTGA
- a CDS encoding Crp/Fnr family transcriptional regulator, which translates to MDFETVRGKLRAYGRPAPFRRGELLCVAGEDSDEVLLIETGSVKVVLPGKNGVDSILGFYGPGAVLGEMGVLSGSSRSASIVARTHGRAVHVEGRRFLSLADEDPEVLRFVTDLLRHRLSLADKRQEYRASLDVPARLARQLLDLAREIGEPAGPGFVVRDVTQAELAQLVTASPKSIEYAVALLRQEGVLRTDRRYFQIVDAEVLERKLADPDWRPG; encoded by the coding sequence GTGGACTTCGAGACCGTGCGGGGCAAGCTCCGCGCGTACGGGCGGCCGGCGCCGTTCCGCCGTGGGGAGCTGCTCTGTGTCGCCGGCGAGGACAGCGACGAGGTGCTGCTGATCGAGACGGGCTCGGTGAAGGTGGTGCTGCCGGGCAAGAACGGCGTGGACTCGATCCTCGGCTTCTACGGGCCGGGCGCGGTGCTGGGGGAGATGGGGGTGCTGTCGGGCAGCAGCCGCTCGGCGAGCATCGTGGCCCGAACCCACGGCCGCGCGGTGCACGTGGAGGGCCGGCGGTTCCTGTCGCTGGCGGACGAGGACCCGGAGGTGCTGCGCTTCGTCACGGACCTGTTGCGGCACCGGCTGTCGCTGGCCGACAAGAGGCAGGAGTACCGGGCGTCGCTGGACGTGCCGGCGAGGCTGGCGAGGCAGCTGCTGGATCTGGCCCGTGAGATCGGCGAGCCGGCGGGGCCGGGGTTCGTGGTGCGCGACGTGACGCAGGCGGAGCTGGCGCAGCTGGTGACGGCGTCGCCGAAGTCCATCGAGTACGCGGTGGCGCTGCTGCGGCAGGAGGGCGTGCTGCGCACCGACCGCCGCTATTTCCAGATCGTGGACGCCGAGGTGTTGGAGCGCAAGCTCGCGGATCCCGACTGGCGGCCCGGTTAG
- a CDS encoding PaaI family thioesterase, with the protein MPFAGQTGITLDTAGPDEVRGRLAWAPELCTVGGVMHGGALMAFADTVGAVCAFLNLPPGATTSTVQSGTNFFRAVRSGTVTAVSRPLHVGRSTIVVRTDLHDDEQRPVASVTQTQSVLSAG; encoded by the coding sequence ATGCCCTTCGCCGGGCAAACGGGCATAACACTTGACACTGCCGGTCCGGACGAGGTGCGCGGCCGCCTCGCGTGGGCGCCGGAGCTGTGCACGGTCGGCGGCGTCATGCACGGCGGCGCGCTGATGGCGTTCGCCGACACCGTCGGCGCCGTGTGCGCATTCCTGAACCTGCCGCCGGGCGCGACCACCTCGACCGTGCAGTCCGGCACCAACTTCTTCCGAGCGGTCCGATCGGGAACCGTGACGGCGGTCAGCCGGCCGCTGCACGTCGGCCGGTCGACCATCGTCGTCCGCACCGACCTGCACGATGACGAGCAGCGGCCGGTCGCCAGCGTCACCCAGACGCAGTCCGTGCTGAGCGCCGGCTAG
- a CDS encoding glycosyltransferase, which translates to MTVTVVVCAYTERRWPDLVAAVASVAAQTVPPDQLLLVIDHNPALAARAEAEIAGVTVLVNTNRRGLSGARNTALAHATGDIVVFLDDDASAASPDWLELLLAPYENPLVAAVGGAATPLWPGERPATLPAGSDRGELDWVVGCTYTGQPVQLAEVRNLMGCNMSFRRTVFEAVGGFTEDMGRVGAVPVGCEETELCIRLRQRDPSARIVFEPRALVRHRVSADRLSWSYLRRRSWGEGISKAAVSRLVGPGDALSTERAYTTRIIPAAFLRELVRLHLAGAFALVVSVLFAAAGYARGKFGRAVATDLGVVSVGEWDRSAEEPPRFPYPARVLVRDGVTVLGEVTVAAGAEPDGLWDVPATEDARTVTPSVTVVVPSAGRPELATRCVRSVLATEYPRLEVIVVDNRPEVPALRELAASDDRVRYVAEPVRGLSNARNRGAAEASGEIIAFTDDDAVVDRLWLDRLVAEFADPAVDCVTGLVLPYALETPAQQWFEQWGGFGKGFRRTRFDAHGASGSDDVRTGPLYPFAAGLFGSGNSMAWRAVSYRELGGCDPLLGAGSATKSGEDLELFIRLVRSGGVLVYTPHAVVRHEHRRGFDDLVGQMRGYGTGLLPLFAVYVGRRPAELLAVARRVPGGLRHFLGGDSARNQGRGHDFPPELSKAELHGVLAGPFALLRGLLTAPKRRLGLPEPQATAAVRAAEETAPTPLKLLRGGR; encoded by the coding sequence GTGACGGTCACCGTCGTCGTCTGCGCCTACACCGAGCGGCGCTGGCCCGACCTCGTCGCGGCCGTCGCATCCGTTGCCGCGCAGACGGTTCCACCCGACCAGCTGCTGCTGGTGATCGACCACAACCCCGCGCTGGCCGCCCGCGCCGAGGCGGAGATCGCCGGGGTGACCGTGCTGGTCAACACGAACCGCCGCGGATTGTCCGGGGCCCGCAACACGGCGCTGGCCCACGCGACCGGCGACATCGTGGTGTTCCTCGACGACGACGCGTCGGCGGCTTCGCCGGACTGGCTTGAACTGCTGCTCGCACCGTACGAAAATCCCCTGGTCGCGGCCGTCGGCGGTGCGGCGACACCGCTGTGGCCGGGCGAACGGCCGGCGACCCTGCCGGCCGGGTCGGACCGCGGCGAGCTGGACTGGGTCGTGGGTTGCACCTATACGGGGCAGCCGGTCCAGCTCGCCGAGGTGCGCAACCTCATGGGCTGCAACATGTCCTTCCGCCGCACGGTGTTCGAGGCCGTCGGCGGGTTCACCGAGGACATGGGCCGGGTCGGCGCCGTGCCGGTCGGCTGCGAGGAGACCGAGCTGTGCATCCGGCTCCGGCAGCGCGACCCGTCGGCGCGGATCGTGTTCGAGCCGCGGGCCCTGGTGCGGCACCGGGTCAGTGCGGACCGGCTGAGCTGGTCGTACCTGCGGCGAAGGTCGTGGGGCGAGGGCATTTCCAAGGCCGCGGTGTCCCGGCTGGTCGGTCCCGGGGACGCGTTGTCGACCGAGCGCGCGTACACCACCCGGATCATCCCGGCGGCGTTTCTCCGTGAGCTGGTGCGGCTGCACCTCGCCGGCGCGTTTGCGCTGGTCGTGTCGGTGCTGTTCGCGGCGGCCGGGTATGCGCGCGGCAAGTTCGGCCGTGCCGTCGCCACGGACCTCGGCGTGGTCTCGGTGGGGGAGTGGGACCGGTCGGCCGAGGAACCGCCCCGGTTTCCATACCCGGCACGGGTTCTGGTTCGTGACGGCGTGACCGTGCTCGGCGAGGTGACGGTCGCCGCCGGCGCGGAACCCGATGGGCTCTGGGACGTGCCGGCCACCGAGGACGCACGGACCGTCACGCCGTCGGTGACGGTGGTCGTGCCCAGCGCCGGGCGGCCGGAGCTGGCGACGCGGTGCGTGCGGTCGGTGCTGGCGACGGAGTATCCGCGGCTTGAGGTCATCGTCGTGGACAACCGGCCGGAGGTGCCTGCGCTGCGGGAACTCGCGGCTTCTGATGATCGCGTGCGGTACGTGGCCGAGCCGGTCCGGGGGTTGAGCAACGCCCGCAACCGGGGCGCGGCTGAGGCGTCGGGGGAGATCATCGCGTTCACCGATGACGACGCCGTGGTGGACCGGCTGTGGCTGGACCGGCTCGTCGCCGAGTTCGCCGATCCGGCCGTGGACTGCGTGACGGGCTTGGTGCTGCCGTACGCGCTGGAGACGCCGGCGCAGCAGTGGTTCGAGCAGTGGGGCGGCTTCGGCAAGGGCTTCCGCCGCACCAGGTTCGACGCGCACGGCGCGTCCGGCTCCGACGATGTGCGCACCGGGCCGCTGTATCCGTTCGCCGCCGGGCTGTTCGGCTCCGGCAACAGCATGGCCTGGCGGGCGGTGTCGTACCGGGAACTCGGCGGCTGCGATCCGCTGCTCGGCGCCGGCAGCGCGACGAAGTCCGGCGAAGACCTGGAGTTGTTCATCCGCCTCGTGCGCAGCGGCGGCGTGCTCGTCTACACGCCGCATGCCGTGGTGCGGCACGAACATCGGCGTGGCTTCGACGACCTCGTCGGCCAGATGCGGGGCTACGGCACGGGCTTGCTGCCGCTGTTCGCCGTGTACGTCGGTCGGCGGCCGGCCGAGCTGCTGGCCGTGGCCCGGCGGGTTCCGGGTGGACTTCGGCACTTCCTCGGCGGCGACTCGGCCCGCAATCAGGGCCGTGGCCATGACTTCCCGCCGGAACTGTCCAAAGCGGAGCTTCACGGCGTGCTCGCCGGCCCGTTCGCCTTGTTGCGAGGGCTGTTGACGGCGCCCAAGCGGCGGCTCGGACTGCCGGAGCCGCAGGCCACGGCGGCGGTTCGGGCGGCGGAGGAGACCGCGCCGACACCGCTGAAGTTGTTGCGGGGTGGCCGATGA
- a CDS encoding glycosyltransferase family 2 protein, translating into MTRSTRPTVTIVVPARNEARNLERVLPELPDVHEVVLVDGDSVDDTVATARRLLPGIRVVRQTRRGKGNALACGFLAATGDVIVMFDADGSADPAEIPAFLAALTAGADFAKGTRYGAAGGSEDITPLRSLGNAGLNGMSNVLFGTRFSDLCYGYNAFWRDIVPVLDLPAIERVAPAGGMLWGDGFEIETVISCRVIAAGLTITEVPSVERRRIHGESNLRTFSDGFRVLKTLLAERRRATLLGRARRAGITTLRPHLPTPRFDLAEDRAS; encoded by the coding sequence ATGACACGAAGCACTCGCCCCACCGTGACCATCGTCGTCCCGGCCCGCAACGAGGCCCGCAACCTGGAACGGGTGCTGCCCGAGTTACCCGACGTCCACGAGGTCGTCCTGGTCGACGGGGACTCGGTCGACGACACCGTGGCCACCGCGCGGCGGCTGCTGCCCGGCATCCGCGTCGTCCGGCAGACCCGGCGCGGCAAGGGAAACGCGCTGGCCTGCGGCTTCCTCGCCGCGACCGGCGACGTGATCGTCATGTTCGACGCCGACGGCTCGGCCGACCCGGCGGAGATCCCGGCCTTCCTGGCCGCGCTGACCGCGGGCGCGGACTTCGCCAAGGGCACCCGCTACGGCGCGGCCGGCGGCAGCGAGGACATCACGCCGCTGCGCAGCCTCGGCAACGCCGGCCTCAACGGCATGTCGAACGTGCTGTTCGGGACCAGGTTCTCCGACCTGTGCTACGGCTACAACGCCTTCTGGCGGGACATCGTGCCGGTGCTGGACCTGCCGGCGATCGAGCGGGTCGCGCCGGCCGGCGGCATGCTGTGGGGCGACGGCTTCGAGATCGAGACGGTGATCAGCTGCCGGGTCATCGCGGCCGGGCTGACGATCACCGAGGTGCCCAGCGTGGAGCGCCGCCGCATCCACGGCGAGAGCAATCTGCGGACCTTCAGCGACGGCTTCCGGGTGCTCAAGACGCTGCTCGCCGAGCGGAGACGGGCGACGTTGCTCGGCCGGGCCCGCAGAGCGGGCATCACCACGCTGCGGCCGCACCTGCCGACGCCGCGCTTCGACCTGGCGGAGGACCGCGCGTCGTGA
- a CDS encoding GntR family transcriptional regulator, with the protein MSDSPAVLPGYPDPLWIQAVALVRGEIERGVLKPGMRLAPERELCQQLGISRVTLRRALGHLVEEGVLSASRGRGWYVSRTAQPRKEWPNTLESFTETAARMGLTPRSEVLQNRVDPATIDQAERLGIAPGTQLFTLERVRLLNDMPIGLDRTVLPLGLAPHLATLDFGERSLYAELAQAGVEPARADSTIEATKADDRTARHLEIDPGEPILVMHQLALNAKGDPLFMSTIRYAGERYRLRTSFSRTQA; encoded by the coding sequence ATGAGCGACTCGCCCGCCGTCCTGCCGGGTTATCCGGATCCGCTGTGGATTCAGGCGGTCGCGCTGGTGCGTGGCGAGATCGAACGCGGCGTGCTGAAGCCGGGCATGCGGCTGGCGCCGGAACGCGAACTGTGCCAGCAGCTGGGCATCAGCCGGGTGACGCTGCGCCGGGCGCTCGGGCACCTCGTCGAGGAGGGCGTGCTGAGCGCGTCCCGCGGCCGCGGCTGGTACGTCAGCCGGACGGCGCAGCCCAGGAAGGAATGGCCGAACACCCTGGAGTCGTTCACCGAGACCGCGGCCAGGATGGGCCTGACCCCGCGCTCGGAGGTGCTGCAGAACCGCGTCGACCCGGCGACCATCGACCAGGCCGAGCGCCTCGGCATCGCGCCGGGCACGCAGCTGTTCACCCTGGAGCGGGTCCGGCTGCTCAACGACATGCCGATCGGTCTCGACCGGACGGTCCTGCCCCTGGGCCTGGCCCCGCACCTGGCGACCCTCGACTTCGGCGAGCGCTCCCTGTACGCCGAGCTGGCCCAGGCCGGCGTGGAACCGGCGCGCGCGGACTCCACCATCGAGGCCACCAAGGCCGACGACCGCACGGCCCGCCACCTCGAGATCGACCCCGGCGAGCCGATCCTCGTCATGCACCAGCTCGCCCTCAACGCCAAGGGCGACCCGCTGTTCATGTCGACGATCCGCTACGCCGGCGAGCGCTACCGCCTGCGCACGTCCTTCAGCCGGACACAGGCCTGA
- a CDS encoding lipopolysaccharide biosynthesis protein, whose translation MTVTVSDNRMVRDGIALSVGAAFTSVAGLLGWVISARLVSTAEVGLTAAFTSGFLLVSGVTQVSLGPAVLRWLPRAGGRSGTLLLRTYGVVMAGAVLGSLVFLAFPSGHQAAAAVPGWGAPLFVVVTLAWAVLQFQDPVLTGLDRAGAVLVKNLGFGIGRIGVLLLAASLGALGILLSWAVPTILAVLGATVVVVTASRRRGHSQPAGVLPDRREVVALLGPTYLASIGQSLMYYLVPLIVTARYGPAPGAVFFVVWTAVNAVDVAATGFVNSLVVRIAGEPHRAGELVRLAGSRLAVLFGPLIVIGVLLAHPLLSIFGADYAELGSTALVLVLIGFAPRLLILLAVGVFQADGRGLPVAAFQLAGAAVMLPVAALLPTGGLVPIAVGFLLVQLAVAAVAAIALRQRLARQESAA comes from the coding sequence GTGACGGTCACGGTCTCCGACAACCGAATGGTGCGCGACGGGATCGCGCTCTCGGTCGGGGCCGCCTTCACGTCGGTGGCGGGCCTGCTGGGCTGGGTGATCTCGGCGCGGCTCGTGTCGACGGCGGAAGTCGGCCTGACGGCGGCGTTCACCTCGGGCTTCCTGCTGGTGTCGGGGGTGACGCAGGTCAGCCTCGGCCCGGCGGTGCTGCGCTGGCTGCCCCGCGCGGGCGGCCGCAGCGGGACGTTGCTGCTGCGCACGTACGGCGTGGTGATGGCCGGCGCTGTGCTGGGATCGCTGGTGTTCCTGGCGTTTCCGTCCGGGCACCAGGCGGCGGCAGCCGTGCCGGGCTGGGGTGCGCCGCTGTTCGTCGTGGTGACGCTGGCGTGGGCGGTGCTGCAGTTCCAGGACCCGGTGCTGACGGGGTTGGACCGCGCGGGCGCGGTGCTGGTGAAGAACCTGGGCTTCGGCATCGGCCGGATCGGCGTGCTGCTGTTGGCGGCTTCCCTCGGCGCACTGGGTATTCTGCTGTCCTGGGCGGTCCCGACGATCTTGGCGGTGCTGGGCGCGACGGTTGTGGTCGTCACGGCCTCGCGCCGACGGGGCCACTCGCAGCCCGCTGGTGTGCTGCCGGACCGACGTGAAGTGGTGGCTCTGCTGGGGCCGACCTATCTCGCCTCGATCGGCCAGTCGCTGATGTACTACCTGGTGCCGCTGATCGTCACGGCCCGGTACGGCCCCGCCCCGGGAGCCGTGTTCTTCGTGGTGTGGACGGCCGTGAACGCCGTCGACGTCGCGGCGACCGGATTCGTGAACTCGCTGGTGGTTCGTATCGCCGGCGAGCCCCACCGCGCAGGGGAACTGGTTCGCCTGGCCGGCAGTCGACTCGCCGTGCTGTTCGGCCCCTTGATCGTCATCGGCGTGCTGCTGGCCCACCCGCTGCTGAGCATCTTCGGCGCCGACTACGCCGAGCTCGGCAGCACGGCTTTGGTGCTGGTCCTCATCGGCTTCGCGCCCCGGCTGCTGATCCTGCTGGCGGTCGGCGTGTTCCAGGCCGACGGCCGCGGCCTGCCGGTGGCCGCGTTCCAACTGGCCGGCGCGGCGGTGATGCTCCCGGTGGCGGCGCTGCTGCCCACCGGCGGCCTGGTGCCGATCGCCGTCGGATTCCTGCTGGTGCAACTGGCCGTGGCCGCCGTCGCCGCCATCGCCCTGCGCCAACGACTCGCTCGTCAGGAGAGCGCTGCGTGA
- a CDS encoding glycosyltransferase family 2 protein, which produces MTAATPAVSVCVPAYQAERFLGATMRSVLAQNFDNFELVVVDNASTDRTEVVAHSFDDCRIRVIRNSRVLPLAENWNLAVHSSRAPLVKLLCADDLLRPDCLRLQQQALIGRADLALTACRRDFVDDTGRRLVAGRGLRGLIGTHDRTAVARRIVRDGGNPVGEPGSVLFRREHFDAVGGFDGRLRFPMDLDLWLRLLDHGDFHGMADSLAAFRIRPGSLSGRAGRAEYAEQRSYTRRIGGVRAVDRAVSSVNAPASRLRRQGLFLLAGHYARQP; this is translated from the coding sequence ATGACGGCAGCGACGCCTGCTGTGTCCGTCTGCGTGCCCGCCTACCAGGCGGAACGCTTCCTGGGCGCGACGATGCGCAGTGTGCTGGCACAGAATTTCGACAACTTCGAGCTGGTGGTCGTCGACAACGCCTCGACCGACCGCACCGAAGTTGTTGCACATTCATTCGACGATTGCCGCATACGGGTGATACGGAACTCGCGGGTTCTCCCACTGGCGGAGAACTGGAACCTCGCCGTCCATTCCAGCCGGGCGCCACTGGTGAAACTGCTGTGCGCGGATGATCTTCTCCGGCCCGATTGTTTGCGGTTACAACAACAGGCGCTAATCGGCCGGGCCGATCTCGCGCTGACCGCCTGCCGGCGCGATTTCGTCGACGACACAGGTCGCCGCCTGGTCGCGGGCCGCGGCCTGCGCGGACTGATCGGCACGCACGATCGGACCGCGGTGGCCCGCCGCATCGTGCGTGACGGCGGAAATCCGGTCGGCGAGCCCGGCTCGGTGCTGTTCCGCCGGGAGCACTTCGACGCGGTCGGCGGCTTCGACGGCCGGCTGCGCTTCCCGATGGACCTCGACCTGTGGCTGCGGCTGCTCGACCACGGCGACTTCCACGGCATGGCCGACAGCCTGGCGGCGTTCCGGATCAGGCCCGGGTCACTGTCCGGACGGGCCGGTCGCGCCGAATATGCCGAGCAACGCTCATACACCCGCCGGATCGGCGGCGTGCGGGCGGTGGACCGGGCCGTCAGCTCGGTCAACGCGCCGGCCTCCCGGTTGCGCCGACAGGGGCTGTTCCTCCTGGCCGGCCACTACGCTCGGCAACCGTGA
- a CDS encoding acyltransferase has protein sequence MSLARRLVREAGIDLWAATLGVLVNTVLGSNVVPRPLRWLGYRLFGARIATPNIFPGAKLLGPMRHVRIGAGTFANRELYLEAVAPIEIGRDCQLGPQVMIVTSHHDRTADGGVSKVPRGRAVKIGDRAWIGARAMILPGVTLGDDVVIGAGSVVARDCLEPGVYVGSPARLVDKVAR, from the coding sequence ATGAGCCTGGCTCGGCGACTCGTCCGCGAGGCCGGCATCGACCTGTGGGCGGCGACGCTCGGCGTGCTGGTCAACACCGTGCTCGGCAGCAACGTGGTGCCGAGGCCGCTGCGCTGGCTCGGCTACCGGTTGTTCGGGGCGCGCATCGCCACCCCGAACATCTTCCCCGGCGCCAAGCTGCTCGGCCCGATGCGGCACGTCCGGATCGGCGCCGGCACGTTCGCCAACCGCGAGCTCTACCTCGAAGCGGTGGCCCCGATCGAGATCGGTCGCGACTGCCAGCTCGGGCCGCAGGTGATGATCGTGACCTCGCACCACGACCGCACCGCCGACGGAGGCGTGTCCAAGGTGCCGCGCGGCCGGGCCGTGAAGATCGGCGACCGGGCGTGGATCGGGGCCCGGGCGATGATCCTGCCCGGCGTCACCCTCGGCGACGACGTCGTGATCGGGGCCGGCAGCGTCGTCGCCCGAGACTGCCTCGAACCCGGCGTCTACGTCGGCTCCCCGGCCCGGCTCGTCGACAAGGTGGCCCGATGA
- the mgrA gene encoding L-glyceraldehyde 3-phosphate reductase — protein MPYVADGARYSAMPYRRTGRSGLKLPAVSLGLWHNFGDVNRIETQRAILRRAFDLGVTHFDLANNYGPPPGSAETNFGRLFAADLKPYRDEILVSTKAGYLMWDGPYGEWGSRKYLVSSVDASLRRMGLDYVDVFYHHRPDPETPLDETMGALHSIVQQGKALYVGVSNYSAEQTREAAAVLERLGTPLLIHQPSYSMVNRWVEDGLLDVLDEVGAGAIAFSPLAQGLLTGRYLNGIPEDSRAAGDSPFLTSESVEAQLDRVRALNEVAQGRGQTLAQMAIAWVLRGGRVTSALVGASSVRQIEDSVGATANLDFGDEELAVIEKLLA, from the coding sequence ATGCCGTACGTCGCCGATGGCGCGCGCTACAGCGCCATGCCCTACCGCCGCACGGGTCGCAGCGGCCTGAAGCTACCGGCCGTGTCCCTGGGCCTGTGGCACAACTTCGGTGACGTCAACCGGATCGAGACCCAGCGGGCGATCCTGCGCCGCGCCTTCGACCTCGGCGTCACGCACTTCGACCTGGCCAACAACTACGGCCCGCCGCCCGGCTCCGCGGAGACCAACTTCGGCCGGCTGTTCGCCGCGGACCTCAAGCCGTACCGGGACGAGATCCTGGTCTCCACCAAGGCCGGCTACCTGATGTGGGACGGCCCGTACGGCGAGTGGGGCTCCCGCAAGTACCTGGTGTCCAGTGTGGACGCCAGCCTGCGCCGGATGGGCCTGGACTACGTGGACGTGTTCTACCACCACCGGCCGGACCCGGAGACGCCGCTGGACGAGACCATGGGCGCGCTGCACTCCATTGTGCAGCAGGGAAAGGCGTTGTACGTCGGCGTCTCCAACTACTCCGCCGAGCAGACCCGGGAGGCGGCGGCCGTGCTGGAGCGGCTCGGCACGCCGCTGCTGATCCACCAGCCGTCGTACTCGATGGTGAACCGCTGGGTGGAGGACGGCCTGCTGGACGTGCTCGACGAGGTCGGCGCCGGCGCGATCGCGTTTTCCCCGCTGGCGCAGGGTTTGCTGACCGGCCGCTACCTCAACGGCATCCCCGAGGACTCGCGCGCCGCCGGCGACAGCCCTTTCCTCACCAGCGAAAGCGTTGAGGCGCAACTGGATCGCGTTCGCGCGCTGAACGAGGTGGCGCAGGGCCGCGGCCAGACCTTGGCGCAGATGGCCATCGCGTGGGTGCTGCGGGGCGGCCGCGTCACCTCGGCGCTGGTCGGCGCGAGCAGTGTCCGCCAGATCGAGGACAGCGTCGGCGCGACCGCCAACCTCGACTTCGGCGACGAGGAACTGGCCGTGATCGAGAAGCTGCTGGCCTAG
- a CDS encoding aldo/keto reductase gives MTLIYGCMGLGGTWDDAPFTAADVDLAERAVHAALDIGISWFDHADIYRNGKAEQVFGEVLRRDPALRDRVRIQTKCGIRLGENGLQAYYDLSKAAILQRVDGSLRRLGVERVDVLLLHRPDPLMDPVEVADAYGELRAAGKVGALGVSNMSAAQMSLLQRHLDEPLAANQLEMSLHRRDWLEAGVLVNHPEGSGLSFPEGTVEYCRANGVRIQAWGSLAQGIYSGARRSEADNEAYELVNAMAAEKGTTAEAIVLGWLMRHPARIEPVLGTANPDRIRACGDAAAQAAAMTNVEWYRLWTAARGNAVP, from the coding sequence GTGACCTTGATCTACGGCTGCATGGGCCTCGGCGGCACCTGGGACGACGCGCCGTTCACCGCGGCCGACGTGGACCTCGCGGAGCGGGCGGTGCACGCGGCGCTGGACATCGGCATCAGCTGGTTCGACCACGCCGACATCTACCGGAACGGCAAGGCCGAGCAGGTGTTCGGCGAGGTGCTGCGCCGCGACCCGGCGCTGCGTGACCGGGTGAGGATCCAGACCAAGTGCGGGATCCGGCTCGGGGAGAACGGTCTCCAGGCGTACTACGACCTGTCGAAGGCGGCGATCCTGCAACGGGTGGACGGCAGCCTGCGCCGGCTGGGCGTGGAACGGGTGGACGTTCTCCTGCTGCACCGGCCCGATCCGCTGATGGACCCGGTTGAGGTCGCCGACGCGTACGGCGAGCTGCGGGCCGCCGGCAAGGTCGGCGCGCTGGGCGTGTCGAACATGTCGGCGGCGCAGATGTCGTTGCTGCAACGGCATCTGGACGAGCCGTTGGCGGCCAACCAGCTGGAGATGAGCCTGCACCGGCGGGACTGGCTGGAGGCCGGCGTGCTGGTCAACCACCCCGAGGGCAGCGGCCTGAGCTTCCCCGAGGGAACCGTCGAGTACTGCCGCGCCAACGGCGTGCGCATCCAGGCATGGGGCTCGCTGGCCCAGGGCATCTACAGCGGGGCGCGGCGCTCCGAGGCCGACAACGAGGCGTACGAGCTGGTCAACGCGATGGCGGCGGAGAAGGGCACCACCGCCGAGGCCATCGTGCTGGGCTGGCTGATGCGGCATCCCGCGCGGATCGAACCGGTGCTCGGCACCGCCAACCCGGACCGGATCCGGGCCTGCGGGGACGCGGCGGCCCAGGCGGCGGCGATGACCAACGTCGAGTGGTACCGGCTGTGGACCGCCGCCCGGGGGAACGCGGTGCCGTAA